From the genome of Phocoena phocoena chromosome 18, mPhoPho1.1, whole genome shotgun sequence, one region includes:
- the CHAMP1 gene encoding chromosome alignment-maintaining phosphoprotein 1 — MEVFQELRKPSARLECDHCNFRGTDYENVQIHMGTIHPEFCDEMDAGGLGKMIFYQKSAKLFHCHKCFFTSKMYSNVYYHITSKHSAPEKWNEKPKNQLNKEADPVKSPSVPEHQKMASNSAELLKPIPALSIETQKFGPVMSPESPKPTPLTSLDSQKPGPVVSPEPQTPSLPSPEPPKPAPVSSPELPKPVPLVSESQKPVPVPSPEPQKLAPVSPEPVKATLTNPKPQKHSHFPETLGPPSASSPESPVLAASPEPWGPSPTASPESRKPVRTVSPEPRKLSPSESPEPWKPFPAVSPEPRRPAPAVSPGSWKPGPPGSPRSWKSSPSASSGPWKPAKPAPSVSPGPWKPIPSISPGPWKPTPSMSPASWKSSSVSPGSWKSPPASPESWKSGPPELRKTAPTLSPEHWKTVPPVSPELRKSGPPLSPELRKPGPSLSPEIRSPAGSPELRKPSGSPELWKLSPDQRKTSPASLDFSESQKSSRGGSPDLWKSSFFIEPQKPVFPETRKPGPSGPSESPKASSDIWKPVLSIDTEPRKPALFSEPTKTASRASPEPRKRALFPEPRKHALFPELPKAAVFSESQKAVELGDELQADAIDDQKCDVLVQEELLATPKKLLEDTLFPSSKKLKKDNQENSDAELSSSEYIKADLDAIDSKGQESSSDPEQVDVESIDFSKENKIDMTSPEQPKNVLQFTEEKEAFISEEEIAKYMKRGKGKYYCKICCCRAMKKGAVLHHLVNKHNVHSPYKCTICGKAFLLESLLKNHVAAHGQSLLKCPRCNFESNFPRGFKKHLTHCQSRHNEEANKKLMEALEPPLEEQQI; from the coding sequence ATGGAAGTATTCCAGGAACTTCGTAAGCCATCGGCACGTTTGGAGTGTGACCACTGCAATTTCAGAGGCACGGATTATGAAAATGTACAAATCCACATGGGTACCATCCATCCAGAATTTTGTGATGAAATGGATGCTGGTGGGTTAGGTAAAATGATATTTTACCAGAAAAGTGCAAAGCTATTTCACTGCCATAAATGCTTTTTCACCAGCAAGATGTACTCTAATGTATACTATCACATCACATCCAAACATTCAGCCCCAGAGAAATGGaatgagaaaccaaaaaatcaGTTAAACAAAGAAGCAGATCCTGTGAAAAGCCCTTCTGTTCCTGAACACCAGAAAATGGCCTCTAATTCAGCAGAACTCCTGAAACCTATACCTGCCCTTTCCATAGAAACACAGAAATTTGGCCCAGTTATGTCTCCAGAATCACCAAAACCTACTCCTCTTACTTCCCTGGACTCTCAGAAACCTGGCCCTGTTGTTTCTCCTGAGCCACAGacaccttctcttccttctcccgaGCCTCCGAAACCTGCCCCTGTTTCTTCTCCTGAACTTCCAAAACCAGTCCCTCTTGTTTCTGAATCTCAGAAACCAGTCCCTGTTCCTTCTCCAGAACCACAGAAACTTGCTCCCGTATCTCCTGAGCCAGTAAAGGCAACTCTTACTAATCCCAAACCCCAGAAACACTCTCATTTCCCAGAAACATTGGGGCCACCTTCAGCCTCATCTCCAGAGTCACCAGTTCTGGCTGCCTCCCCTGAACCTTGGGGACCATCCCCAACAGCGTCTCCAGAGTCTCGGAAGCCGGTCCGGACTGTCTCCCCTGAGCCAAGGAAGCTGTCCCCATCGGAGTCTCCTGAACCTTGGAAGCCAttccctgctgtgtccccagagccTCGGAGACCAGCCCCAGCTGTGTCACCTGGTTCTTGGAAGCCAGGGCCACCTGGGTCCCCCAGGTCTTGGAAGTCCAGTCCGTCAGCATCATCAGGACCTTGGAAGCCAGCTAAACCTGCTCCATCTGTGTCTCCTGGACCTTGGAAACCAATTCCTTCCATATCACCTGGACCTTGGAAACCAACTCcatccatgtcccctgcgtccTGGAAGTCTTCATCAGTCTCACCTGGTTCCTGGAAATCTCCCCCCGCATCTCCTGAGTCATGGAAGTCTGGCCCACCAGAACTCCGAAAGACAGCGCCCACCTTGTCACCTGAACATTGGAAGACAGTTCCTCCAGTGTCTCCTGAGCTCCGTAAATCAGGACCTCCCTTGTCTCCTGAGCTTCGCAAACCAGGCCCATCACTGTCCCCAGAGATCCGTAGTCCAGCGGGATCTCCAGAGCTCAGAAAACCCTCAGGGTCTCCAGAGCTTTGGAAGCTTTCCCCTGATCAGCGGAAAACTTCTCCTGCTTCACTTGATTTTTCTGAGTCCCAGAAAAGTTCCCGTGGTGGTTCCCCTGATCTCTGGAagtcttccttttttattgaacCTCAGAAACCTGTCTTCCCTGAGACCCGGAAACCAGGTCCATCTGGGCCATCTGAGTCCCCTAAAGCTTCCTCTGATATCTGGAAGCCTGTTCTCTCTATTGATACTGAGCCTAGAAAACCTGCCCTGTTTTCCGAGCCTACCAAAACAGCCTCTCGTGCTTCTCCTGAACCACGAAAACGTGCTCTCTTTCCAGAGCCCCGGAAACATGCCCTTTTCCCCGAACTTCCCAAAGCTGCTGTCTTCTCAGAATCTCAGAAGGCAGTTGAGCTTGGTGATGAACTACAGGCAGATGCCATAGACGATCAAAAGTGTGATGTTTTGGTTCAGGAAGAACTACTAGCTACACCTAAGAAACTCTTAGAAGacactttatttccttcctcaaaGAAGCTCAAGAAAGACAACCAAGAGAACTCGGATGCTGAGCTTAGTAGCAGTGAGTACATAAAAGCAGACCTGGATGCGATAGATAGTAAGGGCCAGGAGTCGAGCAGTGATCCAGAGCAGGTTGACGTGGAATCGATTGATTTCAgtaaagagaacaaaatagaCATGACTAGTCCAGAGCAGCCCAAGAATGTACTGCAGTTTACCGAAGAAAAAGAGGCTTTTATCTCTGAAGAAGAGATTGCAAAATACATGAAGCGTGGAAAAGGAAAGTATTACTGCAAAATCTGTTGCTGTCGTGCTATGAAAAAAGGTGCTGTTTTGCATCATTTGGTTAACAAGCATAATGTCCACAGTCCCTACAAATGCACAATTTGTGGAAAGGCTTTCCTTTTGGAATCTCTCCTTAAAAATCATGTAGCAGCTCATGGGCAAAGTTTACTTAAATGTCCACGTTGTAATTTTGAGTCAAATTTTCCGAGAGgctttaagaaacatttaactcATTGTCAAAGCCGGCATAATGAAGAGGCAAATAAAAAGCTAATGGAAGCCCTGGAACCTCCACTGGAGGAGCagcaaatttga